One Pontibacter deserti genomic region harbors:
- a CDS encoding sensor histidine kinase, with protein sequence MKLSVKLFVGFLLISALFTAVAIVNFRLSEEVIKNTQWVSRSQIVVRNSAALQRNIIDLETGIRGYLLNGNETFLIPYSQAKAQLPSLFEEISTFTEYSPQQTEKIEEIKKMQQNWQAKYAEPLIEMTRADMADNSSDLSLSIDSLVLGEKVLMDSIRTAFRDFNTYEYEVREERRNRLSESIENTRQVSSILTIVSVILGLGWAYYITRLITGRIMKMVNLADKISKGNYKTQIKDDANDELSMLSHSLNVMAHTIDESFSELDRKNKELDQFAYVVSHDLKAPLRGIEVASRWVEEDMGKELPENIKEYLTMMRARVHRMENLINGILALARIGRTSPVEEVVDVKELLTETVDMLTLPENFTVTIPDRLPVLYTARVQLQQVFSNLISNAIKYHDKPTGQVTIGFGENEHFYTFSVSDTGPGIDKEYHERIFVIFQTLQERDAFESTGVGLAIVKKIVEWQGGTIWVDSVPGQGSTFTFTWPKN encoded by the coding sequence ATGAAATTATCGGTTAAGCTGTTTGTCGGGTTCCTCCTGATCTCGGCTCTCTTTACGGCTGTAGCTATAGTTAACTTCCGGCTATCAGAAGAAGTAATTAAAAATACACAATGGGTTTCACGTTCTCAGATCGTGGTTCGAAACTCAGCTGCTCTTCAGCGTAACATCATCGACCTTGAAACCGGTATCCGCGGTTACCTGCTTAATGGTAACGAAACCTTCCTGATTCCTTACTCACAGGCAAAGGCGCAGCTCCCAAGTCTATTTGAGGAGATCTCTACTTTTACAGAATACTCTCCCCAGCAAACTGAAAAGATAGAAGAGATTAAGAAGATGCAGCAAAACTGGCAGGCTAAGTATGCCGAGCCACTTATCGAAATGACCCGTGCTGACATGGCGGATAACTCCAGTGATCTGAGTTTAAGTATAGATAGCCTGGTGTTAGGGGAAAAGGTATTAATGGATTCTATCAGAACAGCTTTCAGGGACTTTAACACTTACGAATACGAGGTGCGCGAGGAACGCAGGAATCGCCTTAGCGAAAGTATAGAAAATACACGCCAGGTATCGTCTATACTTACTATAGTTTCGGTTATACTTGGTTTAGGGTGGGCTTATTACATTACCCGTCTTATTACAGGCCGTATCATGAAAATGGTGAACCTGGCCGATAAGATATCGAAAGGTAACTATAAAACCCAGATAAAGGATGATGCAAATGATGAGTTAAGTATGCTGTCGCATTCCCTGAACGTGATGGCCCATACGATTGATGAGTCTTTTAGCGAACTGGACAGGAAAAACAAAGAGCTGGATCAGTTTGCTTACGTTGTATCACATGACCTTAAAGCCCCCTTACGTGGCATAGAGGTGGCCTCGCGCTGGGTTGAGGAGGACATGGGCAAAGAACTGCCCGAAAACATAAAAGAATACCTGACCATGATGCGGGCTCGCGTGCACCGTATGGAGAACCTTATAAATGGTATCCTGGCCCTGGCACGTATAGGCCGTACTTCACCTGTAGAAGAAGTAGTAGATGTAAAAGAACTGTTGACAGAAACAGTAGATATGCTTACACTGCCCGAAAATTTTACAGTTACCATACCTGATCGCTTACCTGTTTTATATACTGCCCGGGTACAGTTGCAGCAGGTATTTTCTAACCTGATCAGTAATGCAATAAAGTACCATGATAAACCAACAGGCCAAGTAACTATAGGCTTTGGAGAGAATGAACATTTTTATACTTTCTCAGTTTCTGATACAGGCCCAGGCATAGATAAAGAGTACCACGAGCGTATTTTTGTTATTTTTCAAACTTTACAGGAACGAGATGCTTTTGAAAGTACTGGAGTGGGCTTAGCAATCGTTAAGAAAATTGTAGAGTGGCAGGGCGGTACAATTTGGGTAGATTCCGTGCCTGGTCAGGGGTCTACTTTTACGTTTACCTGGCCTAAAAACTAG